Proteins encoded in a region of the Puniceibacterium sp. IMCC21224 genome:
- a CDS encoding iron-sulfur cluster assembly scaffold protein, translating into MSGNNDLIKLYSTRILALAADIPNTTRLDAPDASIKKRSPLCGSTVTVDLAMQDGRVAAFGQEVKACALGQAAASVVGSVIVGCTPEQITQARDALQAMLKSDGPTPVAPFDGLEVLRPAAAYKNRHASIMLALDAAAEAAEKAQSADCA; encoded by the coding sequence GCATCCTCGCGCTTGCGGCGGATATCCCGAACACCACCCGGTTGGACGCACCGGATGCGAGTATCAAGAAACGCTCACCACTCTGCGGCTCGACCGTGACTGTGGATCTGGCTATGCAGGACGGTCGCGTTGCGGCGTTCGGACAAGAGGTCAAAGCCTGCGCGCTGGGTCAGGCGGCGGCATCGGTGGTTGGTTCGGTAATCGTAGGGTGTACGCCCGAGCAGATCACGCAAGCCCGCGACGCGCTACAGGCGATGCTGAAATCCGACGGCCCCACCCCGGTTGCACCCTTTGACGGACTTGAGGTGTTGCGCCCCGCAGCAGCCTACAAGAACCGCCATGCGTCGATCATGCTGGCATTGGACGCCGCAGCCGAAGCTGCGGAAAAGGCACAATCGGCTGATTGTGCATAG
- the recG gene encoding ATP-dependent DNA helicase RecG — translation MTGRPEILFPLFGAITALDGVGPKTAQLLAQLNIVAPRDLLFTLPHSGIDRALRQTIRGADLPGVLTVEVTIGEHHAPRSRGGAYRITVTDSETTFQIVHFHARGDFLSKLLPTDQRRIVSGRVEVFDGMAQMVHPDHVVRPDEAATLPAFEPVYPLTAGLSQRAMARMVADALTRVPVLAEWIDPAQKAREDWPDWHAALETVHAPGAAADLSATAPARMRLAYDEFMAHQLTLALARARRRKGRGMTSVGDGQKRSKVLKSLPYRPTGAQKRAIDEIAADMAAPERMNRLLQGDVGSGKTLVAFIALLVAVEAGGQGVMMAPTEILARQHLEGLQPLAESAGVILELLTGRDKGREREEKLAALGRGDIHILVGTHAVFQKDVAFCNLRLAVVDEQHRFGVRQRLELGRKGEGADVLVMTATPIPRSLALTQYGDMDVSILDEKPPGRKPIQTALVSVERMEEVVAHLRRAIGNGQQAYWVCPLVEESEVSGLTAAEQRFKHLRALLGDGAVGLVHGQLPAAEKDAAMARFVSGDTAVLVATTVIEVGVNVPNATIMVIEQAESFGLAQLHQLRGRVGRGEAASTCLMLYQPPLGEAGLKRLTTLRETEDGFRISEVDLEMRGAGDLIGTAQSGLPQFRIADMEHQAGLMAVAQSDARRLLADDPDLTGLRGQAARVLLWLMRQDEAIRLISVG, via the coding sequence CCCATTCCGGCATTGACCGGGCGTTGCGCCAGACGATCCGGGGCGCGGACCTGCCGGGGGTGTTGACGGTCGAAGTTACGATTGGCGAGCATCATGCCCCACGCAGTCGGGGCGGCGCTTATCGAATCACTGTCACCGACTCTGAAACCACGTTCCAGATTGTCCATTTCCATGCGCGGGGCGACTTTCTGAGCAAACTTCTGCCGACAGATCAGCGCCGCATCGTTTCGGGCCGGGTTGAGGTCTTTGATGGTATGGCGCAGATGGTGCACCCCGATCATGTTGTTCGTCCGGACGAGGCTGCGACCTTGCCCGCGTTCGAACCGGTCTATCCATTGACGGCGGGTTTGTCGCAGCGGGCGATGGCGCGAATGGTGGCGGATGCGCTGACCCGTGTGCCGGTTCTGGCTGAATGGATCGATCCGGCGCAAAAGGCGCGTGAGGATTGGCCAGACTGGCATGCGGCGCTGGAAACGGTTCATGCGCCCGGTGCTGCGGCTGATTTGTCCGCGACGGCCCCTGCGCGTATGAGGCTCGCCTATGACGAATTCATGGCGCATCAGCTGACGCTTGCACTGGCGCGGGCGCGGCGTCGCAAAGGCCGGGGAATGACGTCTGTCGGCGATGGGCAGAAGCGATCTAAGGTCCTGAAATCCTTGCCCTACCGGCCCACCGGTGCGCAGAAGCGCGCAATCGACGAGATCGCAGCAGACATGGCCGCGCCAGAGCGTATGAACCGGCTTTTGCAAGGTGACGTTGGATCGGGCAAGACGCTTGTCGCCTTTATAGCGCTTCTGGTCGCAGTCGAGGCAGGCGGGCAGGGCGTGATGATGGCCCCGACTGAAATCCTCGCGCGGCAGCATCTGGAAGGGCTGCAACCCCTGGCAGAATCAGCCGGGGTGATACTGGAACTATTGACTGGCCGTGACAAGGGACGCGAGCGCGAAGAAAAGCTCGCGGCGCTTGGGCGGGGCGATATTCATATCCTCGTCGGCACTCATGCTGTGTTCCAAAAAGACGTGGCGTTTTGCAATCTACGGCTGGCAGTGGTGGACGAACAACACCGGTTCGGCGTGCGCCAGCGGCTGGAACTGGGCCGCAAGGGCGAGGGCGCGGATGTTTTGGTGATGACAGCGACGCCGATTCCACGTTCGCTGGCGTTGACGCAATACGGCGATATGGACGTTTCGATCCTTGACGAAAAGCCGCCCGGTCGCAAACCGATCCAGACTGCCTTGGTGTCAGTCGAACGGATGGAGGAGGTGGTGGCCCATCTTCGCCGCGCCATCGGCAACGGGCAACAGGCGTATTGGGTCTGCCCGCTGGTCGAGGAAAGCGAAGTGTCGGGGCTGACCGCGGCAGAACAGAGGTTTAAACATCTGCGTGCCTTGCTCGGGGACGGGGCGGTTGGATTGGTGCATGGCCAGTTGCCCGCCGCTGAAAAGGATGCCGCCATGGCGCGGTTTGTGTCTGGCGATACGGCGGTGCTGGTCGCCACAACGGTGATCGAGGTGGGCGTCAATGTGCCGAACGCGACGATTATGGTGATTGAACAGGCCGAAAGTTTTGGCTTAGCACAGTTGCATCAGCTGCGCGGGCGCGTCGGTCGTGGCGAGGCGGCATCCACTTGCCTGATGCTGTATCAGCCACCGTTGGGAGAGGCCGGACTTAAACGCCTGACAACGCTGCGCGAAACCGAAGATGGCTTTCGCATCTCCGAGGTCGATCTTGAAATGCGGGGCGCTGGCGATTTAATTGGGACGGCACAATCGGGGCTACCACAGTTTCGCATCGCGGACATGGAACATCAGGCCGGATTGATGGCTGTCGCGCAGAGCGATGCACGGCGGTTGCTGGCGGACGATCCTGATCTGACCGGACTGCGGGGGCAGGCGGCACGTGTTCTTCTTTGGTTGATGCGGCAGGACGAGGCAATTCGCCTGATTTCAGTGGGTTAG